In Isoptericola jiangsuensis, the following proteins share a genomic window:
- a CDS encoding ABC transporter permease — protein MSTSVLTPAAAPATVVARPTVGQRVTSFMPVIALVALLGALAVADPGFLSQSSLTAVVRTAAPLVVLAAGATVVVLCGGIDLSIAALCSLATVLFAMWLPDLGGATILAVVAATAVLGAVQGLAHVLLRIPSFIVTLGGMSIFAAVALVISDAGPIRVVDRDTTAWLDLYLAGVVPMAFVVALVVVAAISVVLRLTPLDSWVRAIGYSESAARLAGSPVDRVKVAAFTVSGACAGLAAVMLVSRNFSGSPTMADNLLLPAVAAIVVGGTAITGGHGSVWRSLAGALVVTLLRVGLPIVGVPSAWEQILYGAIIVAAVALTLDRSKLQIIK, from the coding sequence GTGTCCACGTCCGTCCTCACCCCGGCGGCCGCACCGGCGACCGTCGTCGCCCGCCCCACCGTGGGCCAGCGCGTGACCTCGTTCATGCCGGTCATAGCGCTGGTCGCCCTGCTGGGCGCCCTCGCCGTCGCCGACCCCGGGTTCCTGTCGCAGTCCAGCCTCACGGCCGTGGTGCGCACCGCCGCCCCGCTGGTCGTGCTCGCCGCCGGGGCCACCGTCGTCGTCCTGTGCGGCGGCATCGACCTGTCGATCGCCGCCCTGTGCTCGCTCGCCACCGTGCTGTTCGCGATGTGGCTGCCCGACCTCGGCGGTGCGACCATCCTCGCGGTGGTCGCCGCCACCGCGGTCCTCGGCGCCGTGCAGGGCCTCGCGCACGTCCTGCTGCGCATCCCGTCGTTCATCGTCACCCTGGGCGGCATGAGCATCTTCGCGGCGGTCGCCCTGGTGATCTCCGACGCCGGCCCGATCCGGGTCGTCGACCGGGACACCACCGCGTGGCTCGACCTCTACCTCGCGGGCGTCGTCCCGATGGCGTTCGTCGTCGCGCTCGTCGTGGTGGCCGCGATCTCCGTCGTCCTGCGGCTCACCCCGCTGGACAGCTGGGTGCGGGCCATCGGCTACTCCGAGTCCGCGGCCCGGCTCGCCGGCTCCCCGGTGGACCGGGTCAAGGTCGCCGCGTTCACCGTCTCCGGCGCGTGCGCCGGCCTCGCCGCCGTCATGCTCGTGTCCCGCAACTTCAGCGGCAGCCCCACCATGGCGGACAACCTGCTGCTCCCCGCCGTCGCCGCCATCGTCGTCGGCGGCACCGCCATCACCGGCGGGCACGGCTCGGTGTGGCGCAGCCTCGCCGGGGCGCTCGTCGTCACCCTGCTCCGCGTGGGGCTGCCCATCGTGGGCGTCCCGTCCGCCTGGGAGCAGATCCTCTACGGCGCGATCATCGTCGCGGCCGTCGCCCTCACCCTGGACCGGTCGAAGCTGCAGATCATCAAGTAG
- a CDS encoding aldehyde dehydrogenase family protein gives MSASSPLLPAVSSFLSSPKQLLIDGEWVDAKDGQTFATVNPATEDVLVQVAQASAVDADRAVVAARTAFEHGSPWSRMTPRERSHLLWRIGDMIEDRAEEFAQLESLDNGKSLASARGDVGVAAELFRYFAGWATKMEGTSIPMSVPGKQFHAYTRREAIGVVAGIVPWNFPLTMAAFKVVPAITAGNTVVLKPAEQTPLTALRLGELLLEAGVPAGVVNVLPGFGDAGAALVDHAGVDKVAFTGSTEVGKKIAAGASKNLKKVSLELGGKAPNIVFADADLDAAIAGAALAGYFNEGQCCVNGSRLYVQRSVFDEVVEGVAAAARAITVGDAFDPATTMGPLVSAEQHEKVMGYVRGAVSDGASVVAGSPDPAADRGYFFRPTLITDVTEQMAVQTDEIFGPVVTAIPFDTEDEVVAAANNTVYGLAAGVWSKDLGTAHRVGGRLRAGTVWLNTWHADDVTLPRGGYKQSGWGRELGSFGLDDYTELKTVIAELR, from the coding sequence ATGTCCGCGAGCTCCCCCCTCCTGCCCGCCGTCTCGTCGTTCCTGTCCTCCCCCAAGCAGCTGCTCATCGACGGCGAGTGGGTCGACGCCAAGGACGGCCAGACCTTCGCGACCGTCAACCCCGCCACCGAGGACGTCCTCGTCCAGGTCGCGCAGGCGTCCGCCGTGGACGCCGACCGTGCCGTCGTCGCGGCCCGCACCGCGTTCGAGCACGGCTCGCCGTGGTCCCGCATGACCCCCCGCGAGCGTTCCCACCTGCTGTGGCGCATCGGCGACATGATCGAGGACCGCGCCGAGGAGTTCGCGCAGCTCGAGTCGCTCGACAACGGCAAGTCCCTGGCGTCCGCCCGCGGCGACGTCGGCGTCGCCGCCGAGCTGTTCCGCTACTTCGCGGGCTGGGCCACCAAGATGGAGGGCACCTCCATCCCCATGTCCGTGCCCGGCAAGCAGTTCCACGCCTACACGCGCCGCGAGGCGATCGGCGTCGTCGCCGGCATCGTGCCCTGGAACTTCCCGCTCACCATGGCCGCGTTCAAGGTGGTCCCCGCGATCACCGCCGGGAACACGGTCGTGCTCAAGCCCGCCGAGCAGACCCCCCTGACCGCGCTGCGGCTCGGCGAGCTCCTGCTGGAGGCCGGCGTCCCCGCGGGCGTCGTCAACGTCCTGCCCGGGTTCGGCGACGCGGGCGCCGCGCTCGTGGACCACGCCGGCGTCGACAAGGTCGCGTTCACCGGCTCCACCGAGGTCGGCAAGAAGATCGCCGCCGGCGCGTCGAAGAACCTCAAGAAGGTCTCCCTCGAGCTCGGCGGCAAGGCCCCCAACATCGTGTTCGCCGACGCCGACCTCGACGCCGCCATCGCCGGCGCGGCGCTCGCGGGCTACTTCAACGAGGGCCAGTGCTGCGTCAACGGGTCGCGCCTGTACGTGCAGCGCTCCGTGTTCGACGAGGTCGTCGAGGGCGTCGCCGCGGCGGCGCGCGCCATCACGGTCGGCGACGCGTTCGACCCGGCCACCACGATGGGGCCGCTCGTGTCCGCCGAGCAGCACGAGAAGGTCATGGGCTACGTGCGCGGCGCGGTGTCCGACGGCGCGAGCGTCGTCGCGGGCAGCCCCGACCCGGCCGCCGACCGCGGGTACTTCTTCAGGCCCACGCTCATCACCGACGTCACCGAGCAGATGGCCGTCCAGACGGACGAGATCTTCGGCCCGGTCGTCACCGCGATCCCGTTCGACACGGAGGACGAGGTCGTGGCCGCGGCGAACAACACCGTCTACGGCCTGGCCGCGGGCGTGTGGTCGAAGGACCTCGGCACGGCCCACCGCGTCGGCGGGCGCCTGCGCGCCGGCACGGTGTGGCTCAACACCTGGCACGCCGACGACGTCACCCTCCCGCGGGGTGGCTACAAGCAGTCCGGCTGGGGCCGCGAGCTCGGCTCGTTCGGCCTCGACGACTACACCGAGCTCAAGACGGTGATCGCCGAGCTCCGGTGA
- a CDS encoding ABC transporter permease — MTVTSPADAEVVASRRPRARRGVSLRDTGPSIALVVVVVVFAALSPGFRTLSNVQNVMDAAAVLAVVTCGVTFVLMTGSIDLSAPGIMGASAIAVALLVANNRNDLDLGLLGVVVAVLLAAALGCLSGLALVALKVPSFMTTLGVSAVGLGVATLMFAGVQPNITDGMLEGWAVDRTLGLSHLTWIAVACVLVGWSVQRWTRLGRYAYAIGGAEEVLALSGVRVAPYKVAVFTMAGAFYGLAGVMVTSQLGAGLVQAGKGYDFSAITAAVVGGTLLSGGRGGVLHSTVGVLLVTVLTNGLVQVGVSPYWQGGVQGLIVVAAVAAAVIPQRRRNQVTK; from the coding sequence GTGACCGTGACATCCCCCGCCGACGCCGAGGTCGTGGCCTCGCGACGCCCCCGCGCCCGGCGGGGGGTGTCGCTCCGTGACACCGGCCCGTCGATCGCGCTGGTCGTCGTGGTCGTCGTCTTCGCGGCCCTCAGCCCGGGCTTCCGGACGCTGTCCAACGTGCAGAACGTCATGGACGCCGCCGCGGTGCTCGCGGTCGTCACGTGCGGCGTGACGTTCGTGCTCATGACGGGGTCGATCGACCTGTCGGCCCCCGGCATCATGGGCGCCTCCGCGATCGCGGTGGCGCTGCTGGTGGCGAACAACCGCAACGACCTCGACCTCGGGCTGCTCGGTGTCGTCGTGGCGGTGCTGCTGGCGGCGGCCCTCGGCTGTCTGAGCGGCCTCGCGCTGGTGGCGCTCAAGGTGCCGTCCTTCATGACCACGCTCGGCGTCTCCGCCGTGGGCCTGGGCGTGGCCACCCTGATGTTCGCGGGCGTGCAGCCCAACATCACCGACGGCATGCTCGAGGGCTGGGCGGTCGACCGGACCCTCGGCCTGTCCCACCTCACCTGGATCGCCGTCGCCTGCGTGCTCGTGGGCTGGTCGGTGCAGCGCTGGACCCGGCTCGGCCGGTACGCGTACGCCATCGGCGGCGCGGAGGAGGTGCTCGCGCTCTCCGGGGTGCGGGTCGCCCCGTACAAGGTCGCGGTGTTCACGATGGCGGGCGCGTTCTACGGGCTCGCCGGCGTGATGGTGACCAGCCAGCTCGGCGCCGGGCTCGTCCAGGCGGGCAAGGGCTACGACTTCTCCGCCATCACGGCGGCCGTGGTCGGTGGCACCCTGCTCTCCGGCGGCCGGGGCGGCGTCCTGCACTCCACCGTCGGCGTCCTGCTCGTCACGGTGCTCACCAACGGCCTCGTGCAGGTCGGCGTGAGCCCGTACTGGCAGGGCGGCGTCCAGGGCCTCATCGTCGTCGCGGCCGTCGCGGCCGCGGTCATCCCCCAGCGTCGTAGGAACCAGGTGACGAAGTGA
- a CDS encoding LamG-like jellyroll fold domain-containing protein: protein MNLFRRSDRPRGARRRLRAPARLAAMVAAVAVLAPLSGGVATAAPAAAAPGSVDDGVLRVLLFYKPNFHASNVQARQAVRDLATQLGTEHGQQVDVQETDDPAAFTPANLATKDAVVFAQTGGVLFNVEQRAALEAYIRGGGGYMGLHYAGWSVGQSEHDVNPFYAKLVGAVSEGHPENPAVRSGRVLVKDADHPLTQGVPATFTRSDEWYDWLVNPAQDVRVLLEVDETSYGMGNLGTSHPVTWCQEIDEGRSWYTGMGHEGTAYSEAPMLAQMKNGLAFSAGLVTADCSPPAKDVEGSWSGVTPWPLVPINAALTSDGRVQSFGSVSSGCTDTTPYDFGGNSCVTQGGQMEIDVWDPAEQRTLDNVADGVVPNHTYTDLFCSMQVQLPHRRATLTVGGDDGLGGNAPNDAAIGVTSWTTNQGLRDEAPMHYPRWYPTGTTLPDGSVVVQGGSLKGGPGGPGVLTPEIYTPDEGSSWQLLTGATSAAAYGDGGNGNGPDENRWWYPRAFVAPGNGNVFNITGTQMYELDPSGDGEVILRGTLPAAVASQGGLGNPVGATSTATMYRPGKILQVGGGWWANGGGPAGARAGFTVDITGGTDAPVVEATQPMTYARHWATSTVLPDGDVIVTGGSRDNNGNGGYVTNAEIWDPETGEWTVVDVPYQHARLYHSTALLLPDGRVMVGGGGTPGPRNYTDVEFYSPAYLFDGDEPAVRPQVSDVPARLGYDGVFDVQADVDVSRVTLVRNGSVTHGFNNDQNFQDLAFAQDGDTVTIETPVDGTYAPPGAYMLFVFDADGTPSVADIVQIDPEVAMDVRPAHLVDQFEYPRLPAEWRSANPPAVVDVAPGNGRMSPWEVDDAVQLVRAAAPSQGGLGLTGYHLAVGADGSLTRTVKGLDPGREYRVSLRYARDSRSAGTQAGTATLTVGDLAATLTAGTDVSSQTRFASYVGTFVADGRSQDLTIAAGESGAGVMVDDLVVVGVDPGASDVPVRWEFEEGAGTSAANTGTDATVGAATLTGTTGWSEDGVHGGAVNLAGGGNANAVDLPDDLLRGEDAFTTSFWVKPDTKANWIGLFHLGDGLGDAGSFFQIQMQTQAAGGTGLAATFKAKGAALQERVYATPTKDVAAGAWNHVAFTRQGATGTLYLNGQRIASRSDLTIDMTDVGPTTNNWLGRNGYPDPALDGLMDDVRVYTTALSDADVAAIHAEGSALATTTAVTVEPGSPSPFGEPVDVSAEISAASGPAPTGVAELWTDGSRVGGQVDVSDGAVLFTDVALSPGDHQVEVRFLADDGWRDSAHTVEHTVERPPPGEGTPIRYTFDEGQGSTAANTGLDSSVGAATLTGAAGWTPAGKFGSALNLPGGASGTGNQVRLPDDIEAGMDDQFSVSLWARPDALPTWVPLLQIGSSTDTFFLLQSNTQANGATGFAATFKAPGTPGAAQERLVLGQGKDLPLNQWTHVVFTQSGSVGKIYFDGVLQGTRTDFTLDVGDVGVGGRTTMNLIGGTSWPDGRWDGLVDDFRMFGYELTAEQVAELTAGPPVNAAPVGAADAWGTVQDEPLTVDAPGVLANDTDVDGDDLTATGLTQPAHGTVVLAADGSFTYTPDDGYWGTDTFTYTASDGTATSAATTVTITVEEGEQPPVNTVPEASGDAYDAVGGQPLTLPAPGVLANDTDADGNVLTAAAVTQPANGTVTLEADGSFTYTSDDGFSGKDVFTYRADDGQDRSAPATVTITVKSPAVTAVAGVALPITYGTAGSVSVAVSPATATGVVELRDGSTTLVQAAVADGRGTLVLAAGSLPPGTHDLVVRYGGDADHRSSSSTVRVVVEKVLPTLEVSATRVKKTAVVDVVLTAPYDVPVTGEVRVVVDGGPTLVGTVTDGRASFEVPRDGKDLTLTATYRGSDTVLASQARVTVRVQ, encoded by the coding sequence ATGAACCTGTTCCGCAGATCCGACCGGCCGCGTGGTGCGCGCCGCAGACTCCGGGCGCCGGCCCGCCTGGCGGCCATGGTGGCCGCCGTCGCCGTGCTGGCACCCCTGAGCGGTGGCGTCGCCACCGCCGCCCCCGCCGCGGCGGCGCCCGGCTCCGTCGACGACGGCGTGCTGCGCGTCCTGCTGTTCTACAAGCCCAACTTCCACGCGTCGAACGTGCAGGCCCGCCAGGCCGTGCGCGACCTCGCGACGCAGCTCGGCACGGAGCACGGCCAGCAGGTCGACGTCCAGGAGACGGACGACCCCGCGGCCTTCACCCCGGCGAACCTCGCCACCAAGGACGCGGTGGTGTTCGCCCAGACCGGCGGCGTGCTGTTCAACGTCGAGCAGCGGGCCGCCCTGGAGGCGTACATCCGCGGCGGTGGCGGCTACATGGGCCTGCACTACGCCGGCTGGTCCGTCGGCCAGAGCGAGCACGACGTCAACCCGTTCTACGCGAAGCTGGTCGGTGCGGTGTCCGAGGGGCACCCGGAGAACCCGGCCGTGCGCTCCGGCCGGGTGCTCGTCAAGGACGCCGACCACCCGCTGACGCAGGGCGTCCCCGCGACGTTCACGCGCAGCGACGAGTGGTACGACTGGCTGGTCAACCCGGCCCAGGACGTGCGGGTGCTGCTGGAGGTCGACGAGACCTCCTACGGCATGGGCAACCTGGGCACGAGCCACCCGGTGACGTGGTGCCAGGAGATCGACGAGGGCCGGTCCTGGTACACGGGCATGGGTCACGAGGGCACGGCGTACTCCGAGGCGCCGATGCTCGCGCAGATGAAGAACGGCCTCGCGTTCTCCGCGGGCCTGGTCACCGCGGACTGCTCGCCGCCCGCCAAGGACGTCGAGGGCTCGTGGAGCGGGGTCACCCCGTGGCCGCTGGTCCCGATCAACGCGGCGCTGACGTCCGACGGCCGCGTGCAGTCCTTCGGCAGCGTGTCGTCGGGCTGCACCGACACCACGCCGTACGACTTCGGCGGCAACTCGTGCGTCACGCAGGGCGGCCAGATGGAGATCGACGTCTGGGACCCGGCCGAGCAGCGCACGCTCGACAACGTCGCCGACGGCGTCGTACCGAACCACACGTACACCGACCTGTTCTGCTCGATGCAGGTGCAGCTCCCGCACCGGCGCGCCACCCTGACCGTGGGCGGTGACGACGGCCTCGGCGGCAACGCCCCGAACGACGCGGCGATCGGCGTGACCAGCTGGACCACCAACCAGGGCCTGCGCGACGAGGCCCCGATGCACTACCCGCGCTGGTACCCCACGGGGACCACGCTGCCCGACGGCTCCGTCGTCGTGCAGGGCGGCAGCCTCAAGGGCGGCCCGGGTGGTCCGGGCGTCCTCACCCCGGAGATCTACACCCCGGACGAGGGCAGCTCGTGGCAGCTCCTCACCGGCGCCACCAGCGCGGCGGCGTACGGCGACGGCGGGAACGGCAACGGTCCCGACGAGAACCGCTGGTGGTACCCGCGCGCGTTCGTCGCGCCCGGCAACGGCAACGTCTTCAACATCACCGGCACCCAGATGTACGAGCTCGACCCGTCCGGCGACGGCGAGGTGATCCTGCGGGGCACCCTGCCGGCGGCGGTCGCCAGCCAGGGCGGCCTCGGCAACCCCGTGGGCGCCACCTCCACCGCGACGATGTACCGGCCCGGCAAGATCCTCCAGGTCGGTGGCGGCTGGTGGGCCAACGGCGGCGGCCCCGCCGGCGCCCGCGCCGGCTTCACCGTCGACATCACCGGGGGCACCGACGCCCCGGTGGTCGAGGCCACCCAGCCCATGACGTACGCCCGCCACTGGGCCACGTCCACCGTGCTGCCCGACGGCGACGTCATCGTCACCGGCGGCTCGCGGGACAACAACGGCAACGGCGGCTACGTCACCAACGCCGAGATCTGGGACCCCGAGACCGGCGAGTGGACCGTCGTGGACGTGCCGTACCAGCACGCCCGCCTCTACCACTCCACCGCGCTGCTCCTGCCCGACGGCCGCGTCATGGTCGGCGGCGGCGGCACCCCCGGCCCCCGCAACTACACGGACGTCGAGTTCTACTCCCCGGCGTACCTGTTCGACGGCGACGAGCCGGCGGTGCGCCCGCAGGTGTCCGACGTGCCCGCCCGCCTCGGCTACGACGGCGTGTTCGACGTGCAGGCCGACGTCGACGTCTCCCGCGTCACCCTGGTCCGCAACGGGTCCGTCACGCACGGGTTCAACAACGACCAGAACTTCCAGGACCTCGCGTTCGCGCAGGACGGCGACACGGTGACGATCGAGACGCCGGTCGACGGCACGTACGCCCCGCCCGGTGCGTACATGCTGTTCGTGTTCGACGCCGACGGCACCCCGTCGGTCGCGGACATCGTCCAGATCGACCCCGAGGTCGCGATGGACGTGCGCCCCGCGCACCTGGTCGACCAGTTCGAGTACCCGCGCCTGCCCGCCGAGTGGCGGTCGGCGAACCCGCCGGCCGTCGTCGACGTCGCGCCGGGCAACGGCCGCATGTCGCCGTGGGAGGTCGACGACGCGGTCCAGCTGGTCCGCGCCGCCGCGCCCAGCCAGGGCGGCCTCGGGCTGACCGGCTACCACCTGGCGGTGGGGGCCGACGGGTCGCTGACCCGCACGGTCAAGGGCCTCGACCCGGGCCGCGAGTACCGGGTGTCGCTGCGCTACGCCCGGGACAGCCGGTCCGCCGGCACGCAGGCGGGCACGGCGACGCTCACCGTCGGGGACCTCGCCGCGACCCTCACCGCGGGGACGGACGTGTCCTCGCAGACGCGCTTCGCCTCGTACGTGGGGACGTTCGTCGCCGACGGACGCTCGCAGGACCTGACGATCGCCGCCGGTGAGTCCGGTGCGGGCGTCATGGTCGACGACCTGGTCGTCGTCGGCGTCGACCCCGGCGCCTCCGACGTCCCGGTGCGCTGGGAGTTCGAGGAGGGCGCGGGCACGTCCGCGGCCAACACCGGCACGGACGCCACGGTGGGCGCCGCGACGCTCACCGGCACGACCGGCTGGAGCGAGGACGGCGTGCACGGCGGCGCGGTGAACCTCGCCGGCGGCGGCAACGCCAACGCCGTCGACCTGCCGGACGACCTGCTCCGCGGCGAGGACGCCTTCACCACGTCGTTCTGGGTGAAGCCGGACACGAAGGCGAACTGGATCGGGCTTTTCCACCTCGGTGACGGTCTGGGGGACGCCGGGAGCTTCTTCCAGATCCAGATGCAGACGCAGGCCGCGGGCGGCACCGGGCTCGCGGCGACGTTCAAGGCGAAGGGCGCCGCGCTCCAGGAGCGCGTCTACGCCACGCCGACGAAGGACGTCGCGGCGGGGGCGTGGAACCACGTCGCGTTCACGCGGCAGGGTGCCACCGGCACGCTGTACCTGAACGGGCAGCGCATCGCGTCGCGTTCCGACCTCACGATCGACATGACGGACGTCGGTCCGACGACGAACAACTGGCTGGGTCGCAACGGCTACCCGGACCCGGCCCTCGACGGCCTGATGGACGACGTGCGGGTGTACACCACCGCGCTGTCGGACGCCGACGTCGCGGCGATCCACGCGGAGGGCTCGGCGCTCGCCACGACCACCGCGGTCACCGTGGAGCCGGGGTCCCCGTCGCCGTTCGGCGAGCCGGTCGACGTCTCGGCCGAGATCTCCGCGGCATCCGGTCCCGCCCCCACGGGCGTGGCCGAGCTGTGGACGGACGGCTCCCGCGTCGGCGGTCAGGTCGACGTGAGCGACGGCGCGGTGCTGTTCACCGACGTGGCGCTCTCGCCCGGCGACCACCAGGTGGAGGTCCGGTTCCTCGCCGACGACGGCTGGCGGGACTCCGCGCACACCGTGGAGCACACGGTGGAGCGGCCGCCGCCCGGTGAGGGCACGCCGATCCGCTACACGTTCGACGAGGGGCAGGGGTCGACGGCCGCCAACACGGGCCTGGACTCCTCGGTCGGGGCGGCGACGCTCACCGGGGCGGCCGGCTGGACGCCGGCCGGGAAGTTCGGCTCCGCGCTGAACCTGCCCGGTGGCGCGTCCGGCACGGGCAACCAGGTCCGGCTGCCGGACGACATCGAGGCGGGCATGGACGACCAGTTCAGCGTCTCGCTGTGGGCACGTCCGGACGCGCTGCCCACGTGGGTGCCGCTCCTGCAGATCGGCAGCAGCACGGACACGTTCTTCCTGCTGCAGTCCAACACGCAGGCGAACGGCGCCACGGGCTTCGCGGCGACGTTCAAGGCGCCGGGCACCCCGGGCGCGGCCCAGGAGCGTCTGGTCCTCGGGCAGGGCAAGGACCTGCCGCTGAACCAGTGGACGCACGTGGTGTTCACCCAGAGCGGGTCCGTCGGGAAGATCTACTTCGACGGCGTGCTCCAGGGGACCCGCACCGACTTCACCCTCGACGTCGGTGACGTCGGCGTCGGCGGCCGGACGACGATGAACCTCATCGGCGGCACGAGCTGGCCCGACGGACGCTGGGACGGTCTCGTGGACGACTTCCGGATGTTCGGCTACGAGCTGACCGCCGAGCAGGTGGCCGAGCTCACCGCCGGCCCGCCGGTGAACGCGGCGCCCGTGGGGGCCGCCGACGCCTGGGGGACCGTCCAGGACGAGCCGTTGACGGTGGACGCGCCCGGAGTGCTGGCGAACGACACCGACGTCGACGGGGACGACCTGACGGCGACGGGGCTCACGCAGCCGGCGCACGGCACGGTCGTGCTGGCGGCGGACGGGTCGTTCACGTACACGCCGGACGACGGGTACTGGGGGACGGACACGTTCACCTACACCGCGTCGGACGGCACGGCGACGTCGGCCGCGACGACCGTGACGATCACCGTGGAGGAGGGCGAGCAGCCGCCGGTCAACACCGTGCCGGAGGCGTCCGGCGACGCGTACGACGCCGTCGGCGGTCAGCCGCTGACGCTGCCGGCGCCGGGCGTGCTCGCCAACGACACGGACGCCGACGGCAACGTGCTGACGGCCGCGGCCGTCACGCAGCCCGCCAACGGCACGGTGACGCTGGAGGCGGACGGCTCGTTCACCTACACGTCCGACGACGGGTTCTCCGGCAAGGACGTCTTCACCTACCGGGCCGACGACGGCCAGGACCGGTCGGCACCGGCGACGGTGACGATCACGGTGAAGTCGCCGGCGGTCACGGCCGTCGCCGGGGTCGCCCTGCCGATCACCTACGGCACGGCGGGCAGCGTGTCCGTGGCGGTGTCGCCGGCGACGGCGACGGGCGTGGTGGAGCTGCGGGACGGCTCGACGACGCTCGTGCAGGCCGCGGTCGCGGACGGGCGGGGCACGCTCGTCCTGGCGGCGGGCTCCCTGCCGCCGGGCACCCACGACCTCGTGGTCCGCTACGGGGGTGACGCCGACCACCGGTCGTCGTCGTCCACGGTGCGGGTCGTCGTGGAGAAGGTGCTGCCGACCCTCGAGGTCTCGGCCACGAGGGTGAAGAAGACGGCCGTCGTCGACGTGGTGCTCACCGCGCCGTACGACGTGCCGGTCACCGGGGAGGTGCGGGTCGTCGTCGACGGCGGGCCGACCCTCGTCGGCACGGTGACGGACGGCCGGGCCTCGTTCGAGGTGCCCAGGGACGGCAAGGACCTCACCCTGACGGCGACCTACCGGGGCAGCGACACCGTCCTGGCGTCGCAGGCCCGGGTGACCGTCCGGGTGCAGTGA
- a CDS encoding sugar ABC transporter ATP-binding protein, translating into MNLQIEPDAHVPAVAPALEVRGLVKHFPGVKALDGVDLVVHRHEVLGLAGENGAGKSTLLKALVGLVRPDAGQILVRGQEVRLRSIVDAADHGIGMVFQEQSLVPNLTVAENIVLGSEGPGVRRGIYRWDTMRALAQEQLDKIGSPVDPLARTDSLSFADRQMVEIAKVLRIEERTSHPPVIILDEPTSVLEPQEIDALFTQVRRLREFASVVFVSHRLDEVLDVCDRVAVLRGGRSVGEVAADGAEPAELHRLMIGATSSDDHYHGAAAATSDEPRTPRLVVRGLTGATFRDVDLDVHAGEIVGIVGVHGSGREDVCRALFGAEPTTAGQATLDGEALDLSGTRAACAAGIGYVPAERKTEGMVGPMSVSDNMLLTKQDARCAGPIVRPRKQARLVDTWIERLSIRTPHRSTAIGRLSGGNQQKVVLARWLVAGDVRLLLLDHPTRGLDVGARSEVYRLMRELAAGGVATVLLADSLEEAIGMSDRIVVMSDGRATAEVAAPAGAKPTPLDLVKEMV; encoded by the coding sequence ATGAACCTGCAGATCGAGCCCGACGCGCACGTCCCGGCCGTCGCCCCCGCCCTGGAGGTCCGCGGGCTGGTCAAGCACTTCCCGGGCGTCAAGGCGCTCGACGGCGTCGACCTGGTGGTGCACCGGCACGAGGTGCTGGGGCTCGCGGGGGAGAACGGCGCCGGCAAGTCCACGCTGCTCAAGGCCCTCGTGGGTCTGGTGCGGCCCGACGCCGGGCAGATCCTCGTGCGCGGCCAGGAGGTGCGGCTGCGCAGCATCGTCGACGCCGCCGACCACGGCATCGGCATGGTGTTCCAGGAGCAGTCGCTCGTCCCCAACCTCACCGTGGCCGAGAACATCGTGCTCGGCAGCGAGGGGCCGGGCGTGCGCCGCGGGATCTACCGCTGGGACACGATGCGCGCGCTGGCCCAGGAGCAGCTCGACAAGATCGGGTCGCCCGTCGACCCCCTCGCCCGCACCGACTCGCTCTCCTTCGCCGACCGGCAGATGGTCGAGATCGCGAAGGTGCTGCGCATCGAGGAGCGCACCAGCCACCCGCCGGTGATCATCCTCGACGAGCCGACGTCCGTGCTGGAGCCCCAGGAGATCGACGCCCTGTTCACGCAGGTGCGGCGGCTGCGCGAGTTCGCGTCCGTCGTGTTCGTCTCGCACCGGCTCGACGAGGTGCTGGACGTGTGCGACCGGGTGGCCGTGCTGCGCGGCGGCCGGTCCGTGGGGGAGGTCGCCGCCGACGGTGCCGAGCCCGCCGAGCTGCACCGCCTCATGATCGGCGCCACCAGCTCCGACGACCACTACCACGGCGCCGCCGCCGCGACCTCCGACGAGCCCCGCACCCCCCGCCTGGTGGTGCGCGGCCTGACCGGCGCGACGTTCCGCGACGTCGACCTCGACGTCCACGCCGGGGAGATCGTCGGCATCGTGGGCGTGCACGGCTCGGGCCGCGAGGACGTCTGCCGGGCGCTGTTCGGCGCCGAGCCCACCACCGCCGGGCAGGCCACGCTCGACGGCGAGGCGCTCGACCTGTCCGGCACCCGCGCCGCGTGCGCCGCCGGCATCGGGTACGTCCCCGCCGAGCGCAAGACGGAGGGCATGGTCGGGCCGATGTCGGTCTCCGACAACATGCTGCTCACCAAGCAGGACGCGCGGTGCGCGGGCCCGATCGTGCGGCCCCGCAAGCAGGCCCGGCTCGTCGACACCTGGATCGAACGGCTGTCGATCCGCACCCCGCACCGCTCCACCGCCATCGGGCGGCTGTCCGGCGGCAACCAGCAGAAGGTCGTCCTCGCCCGCTGGCTCGTCGCCGGCGACGTGCGGCTCCTCCTGCTCGACCACCCCACGCGCGGCCTCGACGTCGGCGCACGCTCCGAGGTGTACCGCCTCATGCGCGAGCTCGCGGCCGGCGGCGTCGCCACCGTGCTGCTCGCCGACAGCCTCGAGGAGGCGATCGGCATGTCCGACCGGATCGTCGTCATGAGCGACGGCCGCGCGACCGCGGAGGTCGCCGCCCCCGCGGGCGCCAAGCCGACCCCGCTCGACCTCGTCAAGGAGATGGTCTGA